Proteins encoded within one genomic window of Pseudomonadales bacterium:
- a CDS encoding YbdD/YjiX family protein, translating to MQADDRKTEGRIARCWAAVRQWSGDDAYERYLAHQRLAHPDAAPLDRRAFHRHYQQQRFSGVNRCC from the coding sequence ATGCAGGCAGATGACAGAAAAACGGAGGGGCGGATCGCCCGCTGCTGGGCGGCAGTGCGGCAGTGGAGTGGCGATGATGCCTACGAGCGCTATCTGGCGCACCAGCGGCTGGCGCATCCCGATGCAGCGCCGCTCGATCGGCGCGCCTTTCATCGTCACTACCAGCAGCAGCGCTTCAGCGGCGTCAACCGCTGCTGTTGA
- a CDS encoding OB-fold domain-containing protein, whose protein sequence is MPAQGEYLGMPVYIDDLDSESRAFFKHCASHQLHLQACNECNLLRYPPTTACPWCACLESTWKPVEGRGTLYSYGEVHHAIQPAFRNHTPYMIMLVELDTQKGVPSEHEALRIMGNLATPDGDLALPEMVRQVGIGSRLRIVYKDIGEELSQPLWTLDETAEQPAQPWRYAIE, encoded by the coding sequence ATGCCAGCACAAGGCGAATATCTCGGAATGCCGGTCTACATCGATGATCTCGACAGTGAGAGCCGTGCCTTTTTCAAACACTGCGCCAGCCATCAGCTTCATCTGCAAGCCTGCAATGAGTGCAACCTGCTGCGCTACCCACCCACCACCGCCTGCCCCTGGTGCGCCTGTCTCGAATCGACCTGGAAGCCGGTCGAAGGGCGAGGCACCCTCTACTCCTATGGCGAGGTGCACCACGCCATTCAGCCGGCCTTTCGCAACCACACCCCCTACATGATCATGCTGGTGGAACTCGACACCCAAAAAGGGGTGCCGAGCGAACATGAGGCACTGCGGATCATGGGCAATCTGGCGACACCTGATGGCGATCTGGCGCTGCCCGAAATGGTTCGTCAGGTCGGCATTGGCTCGCGACTGCGCATCGTCTACAAGGACATTGGCGAAGAGCTGAGCCAGCCGCTGTGGACGCTGGATGAAACCGCCGAGCAACCCGCACAGCCCTGGCGCTATGCGATCGAGTGA